One region of Baekduia soli genomic DNA includes:
- a CDS encoding HAD-IC family P-type ATPase — protein MRPRRHSSDPPSPLAPPPDAPPGAPTGRSGLTEAEAHRRLLERGEVAPPATSRSYASIVRANTLTVFNLILIVFGAMTLAFADWRDALFLGVLVANTTIGIVQEVRAKRALDRLAALVAPTATVVRDGRPREAAVAELVPGDLVRLKPGDQVVADGRLTEAEGLGIDASILTGEAEAVAVRTGDEVRSGSFAVEGGGAFVVEAVGPDSYAERVAGEARRFRHPRSPLEQAVNRLLFGLVGLMLVLGGILGYALWRRHAGLSDAVSTSTAAVLSMVPEGLVLLVSLTYAVASLRMARRGALAQQLNAIESLAAVDVICTDKTGTLTEAALRVVEAMPAPAFERDALTVALARYAASTPERNGTLAAIAEAFPAEAEPVGSRVPFSSQRRWSALELSGETLALGAPERFELGSLRAAAEQHAAEGRRVLALARGEGRLDGARGDTPPPVGLRVMGLVVLGERLRPDTREMVAYLLAQNVELKVLSGDAPATVAAIARDAGIPVGGPALVGADLPDDPVQLRAVVLSTTVVGRISPDDKRRFVQALADAGRYVAMVGDGVNDVPALKASRLAIAQGTGAQMARSVADLVLVRGSFAVVPPMIEQGRQALRNLQRVAKLYVTKSAFAAFLILLIGTTSTAYPLLPRHFSLAAGLTIGIPTFFLALAPSSGPWRSASFSRDVARFAVPAGTLVGVGVLASYLFGLHTLAMPVIEARTVAITVLIVLGLYLIVVLEATGAQRLTIVSMAVAALAALYVVALLTPPVRRFFLLAPPNAGIIATAVCGSLLSLFALALSGFTPGAAALLTPPESPAAPQG, from the coding sequence ATGCGCCCCCGGCGGCACTCCTCGGACCCGCCCTCCCCCCTGGCGCCGCCACCCGACGCACCGCCGGGCGCCCCGACCGGCCGCTCGGGGCTGACCGAGGCCGAGGCGCACCGGCGACTGCTCGAGCGCGGTGAGGTGGCGCCACCGGCCACCAGCCGCTCCTACGCCAGCATCGTGCGGGCCAACACGCTGACGGTCTTCAACCTGATCCTGATCGTGTTCGGCGCGATGACGCTCGCGTTCGCCGACTGGCGGGATGCGCTGTTCCTCGGGGTGCTGGTCGCGAACACGACGATCGGCATCGTCCAGGAGGTCCGCGCCAAGCGCGCGCTCGACCGGCTCGCCGCGCTCGTCGCGCCGACCGCCACCGTGGTGCGCGACGGACGTCCGCGCGAGGCCGCGGTGGCCGAGCTCGTGCCCGGCGATCTCGTGCGCCTCAAGCCGGGCGACCAGGTGGTGGCCGACGGCCGGCTCACGGAGGCGGAGGGACTGGGGATCGATGCGTCGATCCTCACCGGCGAGGCCGAGGCGGTCGCGGTGCGGACGGGCGACGAGGTGCGCTCCGGCTCGTTCGCCGTCGAGGGCGGCGGGGCCTTCGTCGTCGAGGCGGTCGGCCCCGACAGCTACGCCGAGCGGGTGGCCGGCGAGGCACGGCGGTTCCGCCATCCCCGCTCGCCGCTCGAGCAGGCCGTCAACCGGCTGCTGTTCGGGCTCGTCGGGCTCATGCTCGTGCTCGGTGGGATCCTCGGCTACGCGCTCTGGCGCCGTCACGCGGGGCTCTCGGACGCCGTCTCGACGTCGACCGCGGCCGTGCTCAGCATGGTGCCCGAGGGCCTGGTGCTGCTCGTGAGCCTGACCTACGCCGTGGCGTCGCTGCGCATGGCCCGTCGCGGGGCGCTCGCGCAGCAGCTCAACGCGATCGAGTCGCTGGCGGCGGTCGACGTGATCTGCACCGACAAGACCGGGACCCTCACCGAGGCGGCGCTGCGTGTGGTGGAGGCGATGCCCGCCCCGGCGTTCGAGCGCGACGCCCTCACGGTGGCCCTCGCCCGGTACGCCGCCAGCACCCCCGAGCGCAACGGCACGCTGGCGGCGATCGCGGAGGCCTTCCCGGCCGAGGCCGAGCCGGTGGGCAGCCGGGTCCCCTTCTCCTCGCAGCGGCGCTGGAGCGCCCTCGAGCTGTCGGGCGAGACCCTCGCGCTCGGAGCGCCCGAGCGCTTCGAGCTCGGGTCGCTGCGGGCCGCCGCCGAGCAGCACGCGGCCGAGGGCCGCCGCGTGCTGGCGCTGGCGCGCGGGGAAGGACGGCTCGACGGTGCGCGGGGCGACACGCCGCCTCCGGTGGGGCTGCGGGTCATGGGCCTCGTCGTCCTCGGCGAGCGGCTGCGCCCCGACACGCGCGAGATGGTCGCCTATCTCCTGGCCCAGAACGTGGAGCTCAAGGTGCTCTCCGGCGACGCTCCCGCGACGGTCGCGGCCATCGCCCGGGACGCCGGCATCCCCGTCGGCGGCCCGGCGCTCGTGGGCGCCGACCTCCCCGATGATCCGGTGCAGCTGCGCGCCGTCGTGCTGAGCACGACCGTCGTCGGACGGATCTCCCCCGACGACAAGCGCCGCTTCGTGCAGGCGCTCGCCGATGCGGGCCGCTACGTCGCGATGGTGGGCGACGGCGTCAACGACGTGCCCGCGCTCAAGGCCTCCCGGCTGGCGATCGCCCAGGGCACCGGCGCCCAGATGGCCCGCAGCGTCGCGGATCTCGTGCTCGTCCGGGGCAGCTTCGCCGTCGTGCCGCCGATGATCGAGCAGGGCCGCCAGGCGCTGCGCAACCTGCAGCGGGTGGCCAAGCTGTACGTGACGAAGTCCGCGTTCGCGGCCTTCCTGATCCTGTTGATCGGGACCACGTCGACCGCCTACCCGCTGCTGCCACGCCACTTCAGCCTGGCCGCCGGGCTCACGATCGGGATCCCGACCTTCTTCCTGGCGCTGGCGCCCAGCAGCGGGCCGTGGCGCTCGGCCAGCTTCTCGCGCGACGTCGCACGCTTCGCCGTCCCGGCGGGGACGCTGGTCGGCGTCGGCGTGCTGGCGAGCTACCTGTTCGGCCTGCACACGCTCGCGATGCCGGTGATCGAGGCCCGGACCGTGGCGATCACGGTCCTCATCGTCCTCGGCCTGTACCTCATCGTCGTCCTGGAGGCCACCGGTGCGCAACGCCTGACCATCGTGTCGATGGCCGTCGCGGCCCTCGCCGCGCTCTACGTCGTCGCGTTGCTCACGCCGCCGGTCCGCCGCTTCTTCCTCCTCGCACCGCCGAATGCCGGGATCATCGCCACCGCGGTCTGCGGCAGCCTCCTCTCGCTGTTCGCGCTGGCGCTGAGCGGCTTCACCCCGGGAGCCGCCGCCCTGCTCACGCCGCCCGAGTCACCGGCGGCACCGCAGGGCTGA
- a CDS encoding lysylphosphatidylglycerol synthase transmembrane domain-containing protein has product MAGRAPDSPRRPPWWSIIIAAAAAVALYLGLPKLAGLGDSWGRLSSGDPRWLVAAALFEVGSYGSYVWTFHRAFARPGSRIGWRESYDIALAGVAASRLLATAGAGGIVLSAWALRRSGMRRGDMVAGLTTFYVALYGVFMAALVLVGAGLRTGVLAGPAPTGLTVVPALFGGLVIVTALLAATLPRDLGGRVGRRLPGTGRAARWPRAAAGWMATVGDGVRGAILLLRRRDPALLGALGWWALDIAVLWACFHAFGDTPSGGVIVMAYFTGMLGNLLPLPGGLGGVEGGMIGALLAFGVDGGLALAVVLSYRAFAYWLPIIPGALAYLHLLRTVSAWGSSPEGPAN; this is encoded by the coding sequence ATGGCGGGCCGAGCCCCGGATAGTCCGCGGCGCCCGCCATGGTGGTCGATCATCATCGCGGCGGCGGCGGCCGTGGCCCTCTACCTCGGCCTGCCGAAGCTGGCCGGGCTCGGCGACAGCTGGGGCCGGCTGTCGTCCGGCGACCCGCGGTGGCTGGTCGCCGCCGCGCTGTTCGAGGTCGGGTCCTACGGCTCGTACGTCTGGACGTTCCACCGGGCCTTCGCGCGTCCCGGGTCGCGGATCGGCTGGCGTGAGAGCTACGACATCGCCCTGGCGGGCGTGGCCGCCTCGCGGCTGCTCGCGACTGCCGGGGCGGGCGGGATCGTGCTCAGCGCGTGGGCGCTGCGTCGCAGCGGCATGCGGCGCGGCGACATGGTCGCCGGCCTGACGACGTTCTACGTGGCGCTCTACGGGGTCTTCATGGCGGCGCTGGTGCTGGTCGGAGCCGGTCTGCGGACGGGAGTGCTGGCGGGGCCCGCGCCCACCGGGCTGACCGTCGTCCCTGCGCTGTTCGGAGGACTGGTGATCGTGACCGCGCTGCTGGCGGCCACGCTGCCGCGCGACCTGGGCGGCCGCGTGGGACGACGCCTCCCGGGGACCGGTCGCGCCGCTCGCTGGCCCCGTGCCGCCGCCGGGTGGATGGCCACCGTGGGCGACGGGGTGCGCGGTGCCATCCTGCTGCTGCGCCGACGCGACCCCGCGCTCCTCGGCGCCCTGGGCTGGTGGGCGCTGGACATCGCCGTGCTCTGGGCGTGCTTCCATGCGTTCGGTGACACGCCGTCCGGGGGCGTCATCGTCATGGCCTACTTCACCGGGATGCTCGGGAACCTGCTGCCGCTTCCCGGTGGGCTCGGCGGCGTGGAGGGCGGCATGATCGGCGCGCTGCTGGCATTCGGCGTCGACGGCGGGCTCGCCCTCGCCGTCGTGCTGAGCTACCGCGCGTTCGCCTACTGGCTGCCGATCATCCCCGGCGCGCTGGCCTATCTGCACCTGCTGCGCACCGTCAGCGCCTGGGGATCCTCACCCGAGGGCCCTGCGAACTGA
- a CDS encoding PhzF family phenazine biosynthesis protein, giving the protein MRPRPFVQVDVFSAEPLGGNPVAVVLDAGDLDTEAMQRLARWTNLSETTFVLTPTTPEADYRVRIFTPSRELPFAGHPTLGTAHAWSAGVPGREGRDRLVQECAAGLVPLRRDTGGRLAFAAPPTLRSGPVEPALAAEVVAALGLERERVLDLQWADNGPGWIAVLVDSAATALAVQPAPIGQDVGIVALCAPGDPEAIEVRAFFPGPSGAMLEDPVTGSFNASVAQWLLGSGRLAAPYVARQGTVLGRAGRIHVDRDEDGTVWIGGDTTTVLAGTATV; this is encoded by the coding sequence GTGCGCCCGCGCCCCTTCGTGCAGGTCGACGTCTTCTCCGCCGAGCCCCTGGGCGGCAACCCGGTGGCCGTCGTGCTCGACGCCGGGGACCTCGACACGGAGGCCATGCAGCGCCTCGCGCGCTGGACGAACCTGTCCGAGACGACGTTCGTGCTGACGCCGACCACACCGGAGGCCGACTACCGCGTCCGGATCTTCACGCCGTCCCGCGAGCTGCCCTTCGCCGGGCACCCGACGCTCGGCACCGCCCACGCGTGGAGCGCAGGCGTGCCCGGGCGCGAGGGGCGCGACCGCCTCGTCCAGGAGTGCGCGGCCGGGCTCGTGCCGCTGCGCCGCGACACCGGCGGCCGCCTGGCGTTCGCCGCCCCGCCGACGCTGCGCTCGGGCCCGGTGGAGCCGGCGCTGGCCGCCGAGGTCGTCGCCGCGCTGGGCCTCGAGCGCGAGCGGGTGCTCGACCTGCAGTGGGCCGACAACGGCCCGGGGTGGATCGCGGTGCTGGTCGACTCCGCCGCGACCGCGCTCGCCGTGCAGCCGGCGCCGATCGGCCAGGACGTCGGGATCGTCGCGCTCTGCGCGCCGGGCGACCCGGAGGCGATCGAGGTCCGCGCGTTCTTCCCCGGCCCGAGCGGGGCGATGCTCGAGGACCCGGTGACCGGGAGCTTCAACGCGTCGGTGGCGCAGTGGCTGCTGGGCTCCGGGCGGCTCGCCGCGCCCTATGTCGCGCGCCAGGGCACCGTGCTCGGCCGAGCCGGCCGCATCCACGTGGACCGCGACGAGGACGGGACGGTCTGGATCGGCGGGGACACCACGACGGTGCTCGCGGGCACCGCGACGGTCTAG
- a CDS encoding ABC transporter permease subunit yields the protein MSAAAHPVAPPRAPGGTRPAAAPAVPPGTARSLWALVRRGVRDQARAPLTWGGGLGAMGALMAALWPSIQGSMDQLMRSYPEGLKQAFGIEELDSVERYVDAEMLSLIVPFVAAFFVIRCVTRATAGAEERGHLDTLLSLPVSRRVLMAAAFGVAGIALAAILAVFFALTWLAGTIAGTGISAATLGAGVLNVWPIAMAFGGLAALFAGVAHRPGVVTGVASGAIVAMYVVDLVGKLSDPLRPVRAVSAFRYYGSAVQDGLDVSHAVALTAVGVALAAAGAVLFDRRDVL from the coding sequence GTGAGCGCCGCCGCCCACCCCGTCGCCCCGCCCCGCGCGCCGGGCGGCACGCGGCCGGCCGCCGCGCCGGCGGTGCCGCCGGGCACCGCGCGCTCGCTGTGGGCGCTCGTGCGCCGCGGCGTGCGCGACCAGGCCCGCGCGCCGCTGACCTGGGGCGGCGGCCTGGGCGCGATGGGCGCCCTGATGGCGGCGCTCTGGCCGTCGATCCAGGGGTCGATGGACCAGCTCATGCGCAGCTACCCCGAGGGCCTCAAGCAGGCCTTCGGCATCGAGGAGCTCGACTCCGTCGAGCGCTACGTCGACGCGGAGATGCTCAGCCTCATCGTGCCCTTCGTCGCGGCCTTCTTCGTGATCCGCTGCGTGACGCGTGCGACGGCGGGCGCCGAGGAGCGCGGCCACCTCGACACGCTGCTGTCGCTGCCCGTCTCGCGGCGCGTGCTCATGGCCGCGGCGTTCGGCGTCGCCGGGATCGCGCTCGCCGCGATCCTCGCGGTGTTCTTCGCGCTGACCTGGCTGGCCGGGACGATCGCGGGCACCGGGATCTCGGCGGCCACGCTCGGTGCGGGCGTGCTCAACGTGTGGCCGATCGCGATGGCCTTCGGCGGCCTGGCGGCGCTCTTCGCCGGCGTGGCCCACCGGCCGGGCGTGGTCACCGGGGTCGCCTCGGGCGCGATCGTGGCGATGTACGTCGTCGACCTCGTCGGCAAGCTCTCCGATCCGCTGCGACCCGTCCGCGCGGTCTCGGCGTTCCGCTACTACGGATCGGCGGTGCAGGACGGCCTCGACGTCAGCCACGCCGTGGCGCTCACCGCCGTCGGCGTGGCGCTCGCGGCCGCCGGCGCCGTGCTGTTCGACCGCCGTGACGTGCTCTGA
- a CDS encoding ABC transporter ATP-binding protein has protein sequence MTAVVQTDRLTKRYGGARGIEDLSMTVRPGEIFGFLGPNGAGKTTTIRTLLDLLHPTSGSARLFGLDSHRDSRAIRARLGNLPGDFSYEPRVTGRAALEHVAALRGVRDLRRADALAERFRADLSRRIGDLSRGNRQKVGLIQALFHEPELLILDEPTGGLDPLMQEEFLAVIGEERDRGATVLLSSHDLDEVQRACDRVAMVRDGRLIAVEDVAAMRARAHREVSVRFAGPVAAAELAALPGVTDLRTTADTVHFHVSGPIDPVIKAIARHEVGDLEVTRPTLEELFLSYYRAGTA, from the coding sequence ATGACCGCCGTCGTACAGACCGATCGCCTGACGAAGCGCTACGGCGGCGCGCGCGGGATCGAGGACCTGTCGATGACCGTGCGACCCGGCGAGATCTTCGGGTTCCTGGGACCCAACGGGGCCGGCAAGACGACGACGATCCGCACGCTGCTGGACCTCCTGCACCCGACGAGCGGGAGCGCCCGGCTGTTCGGCCTGGACAGCCACCGCGACAGCCGGGCCATCCGCGCGCGGCTGGGCAACCTGCCCGGCGACTTCTCCTACGAGCCGCGCGTCACCGGCCGCGCCGCCCTGGAGCACGTCGCCGCGCTGCGGGGCGTGCGCGACCTGCGCCGTGCCGACGCCCTGGCCGAGCGCTTCCGCGCGGACCTGTCGCGCCGCATCGGGGACCTGTCGCGAGGCAACCGCCAGAAGGTCGGGCTGATCCAGGCGCTGTTCCACGAGCCCGAGCTGCTCATCCTCGACGAGCCGACCGGCGGCCTCGACCCCCTGATGCAGGAGGAGTTCCTCGCCGTCATCGGCGAGGAGCGCGACCGGGGCGCGACGGTCCTGCTGTCCTCCCACGACCTCGACGAGGTCCAGCGCGCGTGCGATCGCGTGGCGATGGTCCGCGACGGGCGCCTCATCGCCGTCGAGGACGTCGCCGCGATGCGCGCGCGGGCCCACCGCGAGGTCAGCGTGCGATTCGCCGGCCCCGTCGCGGCGGCCGAGCTGGCCGCCCTGCCCGGGGTGACGGACCTGCGCACGACGGCCGACACGGTGCACTTCCACGTCAGCGGTCCGATCGACCCGGTCATCAAGGCGATCGCGCGCCACGAGGTCGGCGACCTCGAGGTCACCCGGCCCACGCTGGAGGAGCTGTTCCTGTCCTACTACCGCGCAGGCACGGCGTGA
- a CDS encoding CoA-binding protein, producing the protein MQSIKDAAAAFLAHRRIAVTGVSRQPKGHGANVVYQRLRQRGYEVFAVNPNAEEVEGDPCFGDLRAIPGGVEAVVIGTRPEVAEATMRECAELGIGHVWMHRGPGSGSVSPAAAAAGRERGIAVIDGGCPCMFGPTSDPGHQAMRAVLTLTGNVPRRV; encoded by the coding sequence ATGCAATCGATCAAGGACGCGGCCGCGGCGTTCCTGGCCCACCGGCGCATCGCGGTGACCGGCGTCTCGCGGCAGCCCAAGGGCCACGGGGCCAACGTCGTCTACCAGCGCCTGCGCCAGCGCGGCTACGAGGTCTTCGCGGTCAACCCCAACGCCGAGGAGGTCGAGGGGGACCCGTGCTTCGGCGACCTGCGCGCGATCCCCGGCGGCGTCGAGGCCGTCGTCATCGGGACGCGGCCGGAGGTCGCCGAGGCGACGATGCGCGAGTGCGCCGAGCTCGGGATCGGGCACGTGTGGATGCACCGCGGCCCGGGGTCCGGGAGCGTGTCCCCGGCCGCCGCCGCCGCGGGCCGCGAGCGTGGCATCGCCGTGATCGACGGCGGCTGCCCCTGCATGTTCGGCCCGACCTCCGACCCCGGCCACCAGGCCATGCGCGCCGTGCTCACGCTCACCGGCAACGTGCCGCGGCGCGTCTGA
- a CDS encoding ABC transporter ATP-binding protein — MEITGLELTSVTKRFGDIVALDAVSLGVPAGRVLGFLGPNGAGKTTAMRTVFGLVVPDAGEVRWGGRPVGPSERLRFGYMPEERGLYPRMALLDQLVYLGRIHGLGAAAARGSAARWIERLSLGDRAGARIEELSHGNQQRAQLAVALLHEPALLVLDEPFAGLDPLAVRTLAEVLRGEADRGAAVLFSSHQLDLVEDVCEDVAIIDEGRLVVAGHIDALRQASTRRRIEVRLEGAAPGWRPEVPGVELVEEQDGRLRIVARGDVDPARVLDAAQRAGRVAAFSYGPPSLAELFMEMVGR, encoded by the coding sequence ATGGAGATCACAGGCCTCGAGCTGACGTCGGTGACCAAGCGCTTCGGGGACATCGTGGCGTTGGACGCCGTCTCGCTGGGGGTCCCGGCCGGTCGCGTGCTGGGCTTCCTGGGTCCGAACGGCGCCGGCAAGACGACGGCGATGCGCACCGTCTTCGGGCTCGTCGTCCCCGACGCCGGCGAGGTGCGGTGGGGCGGGCGGCCGGTCGGGCCGTCCGAGCGGCTGCGCTTCGGGTACATGCCGGAGGAACGCGGGCTCTATCCGCGGATGGCCCTGCTGGACCAGCTCGTCTACCTCGGCCGCATCCACGGCCTCGGCGCAGCGGCGGCACGCGGATCGGCGGCGCGCTGGATCGAGCGCCTCTCGCTCGGCGATCGCGCGGGGGCGCGGATCGAGGAGCTCTCGCACGGCAACCAGCAGCGCGCCCAGCTCGCGGTGGCGCTGCTGCACGAGCCGGCGCTGCTCGTGCTCGACGAGCCGTTCGCCGGGCTCGACCCTCTCGCCGTGCGCACGCTCGCCGAGGTGCTGCGCGGAGAGGCGGACCGCGGCGCCGCGGTGCTCTTCTCGAGCCACCAGCTCGACCTCGTCGAGGACGTGTGCGAGGACGTCGCGATCATCGACGAGGGCCGCCTGGTCGTCGCGGGGCACATCGACGCGCTGCGACAGGCCTCGACACGGCGCCGGATCGAGGTGCGGCTCGAGGGCGCCGCGCCCGGCTGGCGGCCGGAGGTCCCCGGCGTCGAGCTCGTCGAGGAGCAGGACGGACGCCTGCGGATCGTGGCGCGCGGCGACGTGGATCCGGCGCGCGTGCTCGACGCCGCGCAGCGAGCGGGGCGGGTCGCGGCGTTCTCCTACGGCCCGCCCTCGCTCGCGGAGCTCTTCATGGAGATGGTCGGCCGATGA
- a CDS encoding ABC transporter permease gives MSAWRVVALVAGREIRERLRSRAFLVATLVLLLLVGGSTALDRSLSGRTTYRVAVTGRMPAGLEAALARTADPLHARVRLRVVASEAAGRRTLTAGDADALLVLDDDRLVFRANVDTELAALTDTAVRALRRHLPPAPELTVATLEPPDAGSSDAATIVAIVGALLLLTSLAVYGQWVVNGVLEEKSNRVAELLLSAVQPRHLLAGKVIGIGVLGLLQLGVVAGLAATLLAAGAFDAPATLGGSVALVVPWFALGFALYAVAFAAAGALASRQQNADTAAQPVTLVLVAAYFAGYVAVSADAEGTLAQVLTVFPLSAPLVLPARSALGDVPLWQHALAVILVLASISGLVRFAGRVYAHGLLHAGSGLGARTVWRLGRRT, from the coding sequence ATGAGCGCGTGGCGTGTCGTGGCCCTGGTCGCCGGGCGCGAGATCCGCGAGCGCCTGCGCAGCCGGGCGTTCCTCGTGGCGACGCTCGTCCTGCTCCTGCTCGTGGGCGGCTCGACCGCGCTGGACCGCTCGCTCTCGGGACGGACGACCTACCGCGTCGCGGTGACCGGGCGGATGCCCGCGGGGCTCGAGGCGGCGCTGGCGCGCACCGCCGACCCGTTGCACGCCCGCGTGCGCCTGCGGGTCGTCGCCTCCGAGGCTGCCGGGCGCCGGACCCTCACGGCCGGGGACGCGGACGCGCTGCTGGTCCTGGATGACGACCGGCTCGTGTTCCGCGCGAACGTCGACACCGAGCTCGCAGCCCTCACGGACACGGCCGTGCGGGCTCTCCGTCGCCACCTGCCACCGGCGCCCGAGCTGACGGTCGCGACGCTCGAGCCTCCCGACGCCGGGTCCAGCGACGCCGCGACCATCGTCGCGATCGTCGGCGCCCTGCTCCTGCTCACGTCGCTGGCCGTGTACGGGCAGTGGGTGGTCAATGGCGTCCTGGAGGAGAAGAGCAACCGCGTGGCCGAGCTGCTGTTGTCCGCCGTGCAGCCGAGGCACCTACTCGCGGGCAAGGTGATCGGGATCGGGGTGCTCGGGCTGCTGCAGCTCGGCGTCGTCGCGGGACTCGCCGCCACCCTGCTCGCGGCCGGTGCGTTCGACGCCCCGGCGACGCTCGGCGGCAGCGTCGCCCTCGTGGTCCCGTGGTTCGCGTTGGGCTTCGCGCTCTACGCCGTCGCCTTCGCCGCGGCGGGCGCGCTCGCCTCGCGGCAGCAGAACGCCGACACCGCGGCCCAGCCCGTCACGTTGGTGCTGGTGGCCGCCTACTTCGCGGGCTACGTCGCGGTGTCGGCCGACGCCGAAGGCACGCTCGCGCAGGTGCTGACCGTGTTCCCGCTGTCGGCGCCGCTCGTGCTTCCCGCGCGCAGCGCGCTCGGGGATGTGCCGCTGTGGCAGCACGCGCTCGCGGTCATCCTCGTGCTGGCGTCGATCTCCGGCCTCGTCCGGTTCGCCGGACGCGTCTACGCCCACGGCCTCCTCCACGCCGGCTCCGGCCTCGGCGCCCGCACCGTCTGGCGCCTCGGGCGTCGCACCTGA
- a CDS encoding LLM class flavin-dependent oxidoreductase, with protein MGQGKTLKYGFMTLPRSMEESRELAVVGQDYGFDWISVADSPTVYQESFLHQLEIARIAERPMIGPLVSHVVVRHPVIVGNLLATLNEFTGGRVIGTLATGNSAARGLGMKPARLAEVAEAITCIQGYWRGEGGTFGESRIPATGIERQGCPILVSADGPKAAELSGQVGDGLLYGGVLDPGVRRRRLAAAKITGDREAWIAPSVSMFETYEDVNEDLGAVVVAMCNRAMRGDLSERDISPEIEADILALRKAYDYGFHADNTRGARNATVIGDRLRNWLIDQFCIWGDEERFAATLDDLAEEGWTGIQFLIGQGDQVATVRRIGERLRKLGYVSGSVPAA; from the coding sequence ATGGGTCAGGGCAAGACGTTGAAGTACGGCTTCATGACGCTCCCGCGGTCGATGGAGGAGTCGCGTGAGCTGGCCGTGGTGGGCCAGGACTACGGCTTCGACTGGATCAGCGTCGCCGACTCGCCGACGGTCTACCAGGAGTCCTTCCTGCACCAGCTCGAGATCGCGCGCATCGCCGAGCGCCCGATGATCGGCCCCCTGGTCAGCCACGTCGTCGTCCGCCACCCGGTCATCGTCGGCAACCTCCTCGCCACCCTGAACGAGTTCACCGGCGGACGCGTCATCGGCACGCTGGCCACCGGCAACAGCGCGGCGCGCGGCCTGGGGATGAAGCCCGCCCGCCTGGCCGAGGTCGCCGAGGCCATCACGTGCATCCAGGGCTACTGGCGCGGCGAGGGCGGGACGTTCGGCGAATCCCGGATCCCCGCCACCGGCATCGAGCGCCAGGGCTGCCCGATCCTCGTCTCCGCCGACGGCCCGAAGGCCGCCGAGCTCTCCGGGCAGGTCGGCGACGGGCTGCTCTACGGCGGCGTCCTGGACCCCGGCGTGCGCCGCCGGCGGCTGGCGGCCGCGAAGATCACCGGCGACCGCGAGGCGTGGATCGCGCCGTCGGTCTCCATGTTCGAGACCTACGAGGACGTCAACGAGGACCTCGGCGCCGTCGTCGTGGCGATGTGCAACCGCGCGATGCGCGGGGACCTGTCCGAACGCGACATCTCGCCCGAGATCGAGGCCGACATCCTCGCGCTGCGCAAGGCCTATGACTACGGGTTCCACGCCGACAACACGCGCGGCGCGCGCAACGCGACGGTCATCGGCGACCGCCTGCGCAACTGGCTCATCGACCAGTTCTGCATCTGGGGCGACGAGGAGCGCTTCGCCGCCACCCTGGACGACCTCGCCGAGGAGGGCTGGACCGGCATCCAGTTCCTCATCGGCCAGGGCGACCAGGTCGCCACCGTGCGCCGGATCGGCGAGCGGCTGCGGAAGCTGGGCTACGTGAGCGGTTCCGTCCCGGCGGCGTGA